ACGTTTGATGCACCGCAACTCCAAGCGTTCCATAGCCAAAGCCAATGCGGGCGATGAGGAGGCGGAAGTGGTGGACAGCAAACAGCATGAACCAAAGAAAATGCAAATGGCCATGGAGGCCAAAACCACATACAGCTCATCCTCATTCCTGCAGGATGTGACCAAGAGTGAGTTTTCTTATATAAACGCGGCTGGCATAAACTCCGCTGCTGCCCCCACGGCCACAGCCACAGCTACCGCCTCCAACTCCACCTCCAAGAACTTTGAACAGAAACATGGCGATATTAAGCGTGGAGATTTTATGAGTGACAGCCGGCCTGCATTCAGTGTGAAGGCATCAAGCTGCCTTACACCAAAAGAAGACAAGAAACCTGAGGATTTGTCTCCCTCCAAGCCCAAATCAGGACCAGCAGCCCGTCAGCGTTATATGCCCCAAAATATTAGCAATGAGAATTTGAGCTCCTCAGCTGGCACAGCAGAGCAGCAGTTATTGTCTTCCTCCAAGGAATCCATACTCTCCAAGTCCTCGGCCAATGAGATGTTCCAGTCCACTTCCATTATAAGGGAGATAACCAAACAGCAGAATACTTCTCCCCTTAAGGCGGAGCATCATTTCGAAAAGAAACCCAAGATAGTGGGCCTATCGGCTTTCCAGCAAAAGATCTCCAAATCGAATGAGTCCTTTGGCAGAGTCTCCAGCAACACTTCCTTGGTATCGCTCGAACAACAAACTACCACTAAGATGGAGTCGGAGGAATTAGTGGAAGGTGAGTTGTGTGCTCCAGTGCGTGCCCAAATCTATGATCAAAAATCCCGCAAAGCTGTGGAAAAATCCAAAAGTTTCCGCGCCTATGGTGAGGAGAAACCCAGCACACCCAATACCGTGCACAACAACATGCCCAGCCTGCCGGATTTGAGTTTGAATCTTAGGGTGCCCTATTACAAGGAATTTGTGCTGCAGGACAATGAGACCTATGGAGGAAGTGGTTCCACTCCCTCTCCGCCCGATGAGAAACAATCGTCCTTGGGCTTTGAGATCAATGACAACAAACTGATGAAACCCGAACGCAAATCGTTCAGTAACTATGATAGAAATGTTATATTGACCACCACGCCCAGTGGGCCAGCGGGATCAAATAAAAAACTCTTGAGCACACCCACCATAAGTTTGGTTCCACCCCTATCACCGTCGGCGGCCAGCAATCGAAATATATCGGAAATAGAATCCAATATTGATATGATAGTCTCCTCGCCCTTCATCAGTGTTATACGCAAGTCCTCCAATTTCAGTGAGCAACAGCAGTTGGAGAGGAGTGAGACCACAGTGGTGCCCGAAAGAATTCGCCCCACTGTTTTGGCCCTCAAGAAGGAGAAATCCCTAAGCGAGGATAATGTTTTGAATTCTCCCTCTACAGCCAATGTGACTTTGCGCGAAAAGTCCTTGAACAAGCAGAACATAACCTTCGCCAATAGCAGTGGCCACATGGAATCCCtaaaggatatggaaagaaagtcAGCCCCTGCCCCCATGGGCTCCAGGAGTTCGAATGGCTTTAGAAATAACTCCACCCGAAGATCTACCAGTGCGGTAGAAGCTGTGGAGGATAACAAACAATCAGTACCAGAGTTTATGAAAATCCAATTAAATCGAGTGGATCCCATGCGCACCTCCAAGAGCAATGTGGTGCTGgccaaaaatgtcaaagagacTCCACAGCCCACACCTATGCTACTGAGCACTCGAGAATCTTCGCCCGATGATGATTTTCGACGCCTCAGTTCGGAAAGTGTGGATATCAATGAGAGATCCTCTCCAGAAATGGAAAAACGCTTCCCAGTGGTCTATCATGAGGCCATAAACAAACAGGCCAAGCATAGCCTGGGCTTACCACCAAAAAGTCCCATTAAGAAAACAGGGACAATGACAGGACTAGCACCTCAAACTCTGCCCGCTACACCCACCACACCGCCCACACCCACCATCAATGAAAGGGAATACAGGCCTGAGCTGGAATTGCATTTCAAACTGCCCGAAACCAAGGTCACAGTGCCTTCATCAGCAGCAGTAGCGGCACCGGAAGAGCATACCAACTCCCTGTCCCTGCAAGAGCGTAGACGTCTCTTTATGGCTGAGGATAAGGCCAAGGTGGAGAGGAAAGTCGAAGAACTGAAATATGAACGCAAGCGCTCCATAAACGAAGAAGTAACTCGTAAATCTGTGATCAAATCCGAATCCATGGAAGAGAAAGAATCACCCACAGAGAACGGAGTGGTGCTTAGGAAGAAATCCTTTGCCTCCTCAGCCTCTCATCTCTCCATGAATGGCAATTCCTTAAATGGCAATGGCCAATCCTCCATAAACAACAGCTCCAACAACATCAGTGTGGCTGCCAACAAGACCGATGCCACTCCGGAACTGATGAAGGTCTTCGCCAGACGTTCTTTGAAAATCAAGGATGAGGACTTGGATAAAATATTGGGCAATCCCCTAATGGGCGTACCCCCCACCACCACACCGGCgaataattcaaatattttatccTCCTCTTCGCTGggacaaaatgtgaaaaaattctCCAGCTCCAATTGTACCTCGACTCCCAGCGTGGATAGTGATAAGGAAAATCAATCGGCTAGCGAGGAGAAGTTGGATAAGCTCTCCAAAATGGAAACGGAGCAAAGTATAAGTATTACCAAGATCTCAGCGGGACAGAGTCAGGGCAGTCATGTCATAACCTCCAGCAATGGCCATAGCTCAGGGGTCATTTCAGTGCAGCGTAACTCTTTGGCTGATTTTCGTCAGATGCCGATAAAGGCCAACAACGCAATGGGTTTAGCgttaagcaacaacaacaataacaataatctTAGCAATAGTatgggcaacaacaacaacaacaataataccaTATCCCCCGTCAATGGCAACAATGGAGTTTTAACCAATAAAAGCTTCTTGCCACCCATTAAAATTCCCGGCTATAGGCATGTCTCCATGGAACGCATAAcccaaaacaataacaacataaacaacaacaacaacaatgttcagaataataataacaacaataattgtACACCAGCTTCATCACCCAACAAGTCCACCACCTTGGAGAGATCCTCTGTAAAATTGGCCGATATGAAAGCGGCAACGAAAACCGAAAGTTCTACGACTTTAATGAACAAATCGATCGAACGATCAGCCACAGTTGGTGAATTTAAAGGAATCCATCAGAGGCGTGCAGAATGGGAGCAAAGAGCCAAGGAAGCTTTAAAGTAAGGCCCACACACATACCtacacactcactcacacaaAACTGAAAAGCTGAAATACTCATGAGAAGAACACAtttgtgtaaaacaaaagagaatttgagaaaattttgaaagCTCTAAAGCTAATAGAGAGTTGGAAAACCAAGAAATATAAAGGAATAAGTTGCAAAAGCTTTTAATAGTGATTTTGCTAAAAGCTCAAGGAAGTGCTAGAAAAGCTCTATGAAAAGCTGTTTTTAAGGCTTAGAGAGTGTAAGAAAATCAAGAAAGCTAAAGGAAAAGGCCTTAAAGCTTTTTAGAACATAGATCTTTGAAAAAGCTTAGAGCATGTTTAAAAAAGCATTATAAAAAGCTTTTTAAATATTATAGTAGGAAAgcccaaaatctaaaatatAAGGATCCGAAAACTGAGAACAATTGTTTAAAAGGCTCTTTGGGTTTTAGTTTAAAGCTTTGCTTTGAAAGCTTTTCAAAACTAGAAAGCTGAATTACTCATGAAAGGAAAGAATTGTATAAAACAgattttagacatttttttaaaaaggttACAAAGCTTTCTAAGGCAATTTCTAAAAAGCATAAAATATTGTTAGAAAGGCTGGCGTGCAACAACGTGGAAGATAAACACCAAATCAGAAAATCAAATGTCGCTCGTTATGAAGAGATATATTTAAAAAGCTTTTTGGATTtcgtttaaaaatttgtttcagaAGCTTTTCAAAACATAAAAGCGGAAATTTAAGGAAACTTTCATAAGCGCGAATAAGATATCCAGAAGAacttaggaaaaaaaattaaaagtttttaggAGCACATGTTCGAAAGCTCAAATCATTGCTGAAAAAGCTTAATCAAAAGCTTTCATAACATAGTATGGAAGTTAAACTCCAAAATCTAAAAGTTCAAAGCTCTTTGGGTTTCGTTTAAGGCTTTCCAAAACTGAAAACCTGAAATACTCATGAAAGAAACCAATTTTAAAGAAAAgactccaaaaattttaaaatctcttAAAGCTATGGGAGTGTTGCAAACCCTAGACAGATGAaggaaaaagttgtaaaagctTTTTGGAATGCCTTTTGTAAAATCTCAAGGTATTGTTACCAGCAACTTTCATAAGATAAATTTCACAGTTCTAAGAAGTTATCAGATCTTGAAACAACCACCAACTTGTATCCAATTAAACTGGTAAAAGCTCAAAGCTTTGTCATAAATTACGACTTATAAAGTTTAAGAACAACtccaaaataaaatgtcaaaccaTTTCTACGTAGAGTAAAGCTTTCTCAATATTTTTCGAAAGTTTCATTGTTAAGCTCTGATCAGATAATAATCTCGattcaaataacaaaaatagaGTCTGGCCTTCTTGTTTAAGTCAAAGCTTTTTTAAAAGCTTCTTTGAAAGTTGAAGCAAAGCTCCTAGTGGCAGAATTGTTTTACAATaatctaaaaatttaaaataatggcTTGACTTCATAATAGAGTAACGAAACTTTTAAGCTTTTTTAAAGTTGATTAAAAGCTCAGATTTTTAAAGCTGGTAAAAGCTGCGTAGCCTTAGTAAAAGTTTTATTAGCTTAGTAAAAGCTTTTTACAGCTTAATAAACGCTGTTTAAAGCTTAGAAAAAGCTTTTTAAATCTTGGTAAAAGCTGCTTAAAGCTTAATAAAAGCTGCTGACATGGATCGGAGAACTTTTGAgttattttttgacattttgaatTCCAAAGTCTATACCTTAACTttcgttttaaatttaaaaatttaaaattatggctTGACTTCATAATAGAGTAACAAAACTTTGAAGCTTTTTAAAAGTTTATCAAAAGCTTAGATTTTTCAAGCTGGTAAAAGCTGCATAAGGTTAGTAAAAGCTTTATAAGCTTAGTAATAGCCTTATAAACTTATTAAAAGTTTTATAAGCTTAGTAAATGCTGTTAAAATCtttgtaaaaattgtttaaagctTAGTAAAACCTGTAAAAGCTGCTTAAAGAATAGTAAAAGCTGTTTAAAGCGTAGTAAAAGATGCTTCCGAAAATACGAAAGAAAAGTTTTATAACGCTTTTCTAATACGTAGACAAAACTttctaaagctcataaaaggctTTCCGAAGCATAGAAAAAGCGTTCCGGAGCTCAGAAAAAGATTTATGAAGCTTAGAAGTTTAGCAAAAGCCTTTCGAAGTTTATAAAAAGCTGTGTGAAGTTTAGAAAAAGCTCTTCGAAGCTTAGAAAAAGCGTTCCGAAGCTTAGAAAAGCTTACCGAAGCTTAGAAAAAGCTTTCTGGAGCTTCTAAAAACTTCATGGAGCTTAGAAAAAGCTTTCTGGAGCTAAGTATCAGTTTTATAtcgcaaaattaaagctttgtAAAGCCTGAAGAAAGCTTTCTAAAGCTTTGTAAAACCTGGAGAAAGCTTTATAAAGCTTTAGAAAAGCTCTAAAAAGTCTGGACAAGACTTTCCAAAAAGTATGGCTAAAGCTTTGTAAAGCTTTCTTAAGCTTAATAAAAGTTTTCTATTGCTTTGTAGAAGCTTTATAAAGCTTAGTAAAAGCCAAGTAAagcctgttcaaaatttcacaagAAACCAGTTGCAAAGCTTTAAAAACATAAACGCTTAAAACAATTGAATTGAGTCTTCCTTCTTTTATGTGAATAAAAAGAAAGCATTTATAATATTAGACCTGCCAACATAACATTTTACCTAAAAGAGCTTTTTAAAGTCTACGAGCTTTTGTGCAATTTTCCGTTTCTAGTTTTCTAGTAAGACATTAAATAGTCGAACGCCTTGAGCTACAAGTGAATTTTGGTTTACAAACTCATCAAAAATAATTAAGCTTTTTAATGTTTAATGAATGTAGTGAGTCTATACTCAGCCCCCACTCCTCCTCTCCACTTTTAACCATTTATGTAAATACTaaaatgtaaaagaaaaaaTGAACTGTATGTAATTTTAAGATTATATATGTATACACATGTACTAATATCTAGAGAAGCTAATATCTTAAAGCCAAAAGAATTTAGAAAATGATTTAAAAGCTTTTTGAAAGAGGACATGAATAagcttttttttctaatattttgaGTTGTGCAATGCGATGGGGTGACAAATGGATTCAAAgagattatt
The genomic region above belongs to Stomoxys calcitrans chromosome 5, idStoCalc2.1, whole genome shotgun sequence and contains:
- the LOC106081237 gene encoding serine-rich adhesin for platelets isoform X3, with product MSGGLMSCVRENSPPLDLDMNASGPLSLPEPRINTSDLFDNGHSSSQHSIMSSTPLAAHSSAHLLDAGNVSSSSGAAGGGGSGCVSPAATPQATPPNTEQQKRRRFHPLRNLRRIFRRRTITTTNPTATDATTAPNSTSLPLAPTSSTSEKNLRSATLSCVASTSVASASSPSSPLTHQQLHDAYLTQSLPKSKSSYLSLLGGGGGKNKGSHDHCSGGVNPSETTSKSKSKHKNKAQKAQQQQLQQQAKDLELSTDENMYGTSQQTSTSYHHQHHAMAQTTSSGSVSATKSSLLTQRQSIGVAVFPGAMQRNFFAERQKLRSVGDSSQDLDSGSGNDSGTGGGGGHISLAAKNSSASGGEMSDSQRSLSEGRLIDSDYSRDGLSQSHDSVFSESATASSLSIVLKAELADVLRKRRNRPDASDEDLGLPRSPASPQRRVLAKTNGSTGGSGNGTTSLRIKQSHHHMEKQSEASSLSLLSMNSADGDDLLATSTANNSLSTEIRQEHSRYSRSSTMSSLSMSSDILRHRDSSLGEPKDEVDLFSSDWQRLSHSAAKHKMAIRPAKKKGGPSRQHRRTLETSIPEANEDLSKLNSKKLLDIKDLDAKAKTRSLPPGVNAAKLMEELGSSSVSVVKHNTAFKETQMGHKISSTSTTTSMAKTTKFTATTSSATTTPTTANATNSISAHANATTTPTMATEATSQTTSTSTTNNIFGFRSLTAKASSMFESKETTSSCNPEDLLCQAKKPEVFKKPETLSEKPDTMAMETQESGFLRRLMHRNSKRSIAKANAGDEEAEVVDSKQHEPKKMQMAMEAKTTYSSSSFLQDVTKSEFSYINAAGINSAAAPTATATATASNSTSKNFEQKHGDIKRGDFMSDSRPAFSVKASSCLTPKEDKKPEDLSPSKPKSGPAARQRYMPQNISNENLSSSAGTAEQQLLSSSKESILSKSSANEMFQSTSIIREITKQQNTSPLKAEHHFEKKPKIVGLSAFQQKISKSNESFGRVSSNTSLVSLEQQTTTKMESEELVEGELCAPVRAQIYDQKSRKAVEKSKSFRAYGEEKPSTPNTVHNNMPSLPDLSLNLRVPYYKEFVLQDNETYGGSGSTPSPPDEKQSSLGFEINDNKLMKPERKSFSNYDRNVILTTTPSGPAGSNKKLLSTPTISLVPPLSPSAASNRNISEIESNIDMIVSSPFISVIRKSSNFSEQQQLERSETTVVPERIRPTVLALKKEKSLSEDNVLNSPSTANVTLREKSLNKQNITFANSSGHMESLKDMERKSAPAPMGSRSSNGFRNNSTRRSTSAVEAVEDNKQSVPEFMKIQLNRVDPMRTSKSNVVLAKNVKETPQPTPMLLSTRESSPDDDFRRLSSESVDINERSSPEMEKRFPVVYHEAINKQAKHSLGLPPKSPIKKTGTMTGLAPQTLPATPTTPPTPTINEREYRPELELHFKLPETKVTVPSSAAVAAPEEHTNSLSLQERRRLFMAEDKAKVERKVEELKYERKRSINEEVTRKSVIKSESMEEKESPTENGVVLRKKSFASSASHLSMNGNSLNGNGQSSINNSSNNISVAANKTDATPELMKVFARRSLKIKDEDLDKILGNPLMGVPPTTTPANNSNILSSSSLGQNVKKFSSSNCTSTPSVDSDKENQSASEEKLDKLSKMETEQSISITKISAGQSQGSHVITSSNGHSSGVISVQRNSLADFRQMPIKANNAMGLALSNNNNNNNLSNSMGNNNNNNNTISPVNGNNGVLTNKSFLPPIKIPGYRHVSMERITQNNNNINNNNNNVQNNNNNNNCTPASSPNKSTTLERSSVKLADMKAATKTESSTTLMNKSIERSATVGEFKGIHQRRAEWEQRAKEALNFKF
- the LOC106081237 gene encoding serine-rich adhesin for platelets isoform X1, with protein sequence MWEIWNYIKNRGIPSNKNSMSGGLMSCVRENSPPLDLDMNASGPLSLPEPRINTSDLFDNGHSSSQHSIMSSTPLAAHSSAHLLDAGNVSSSSGAAGGGGSGCVSPAATPQATPPNTEQQKRRRFHPLRNLRRIFRRRTITTTNPTATDATTAPNSTSLPLAPTSSTSEKNLRSATLSCVASTSVASASSPSSPLTHQQLHDAYLTQSLPKSKSSYLSLLGGGGGKNKGSHDHCSGGVNPSETTSKSKSKHKNKAQKAQQQQLQQQAKDLELSTDENMYGTSQQTSTSYHHQHHAMAQTTSSGSVSATKSSLLTQRQSIGVAVFPGAMQRNFFAERQKLRSVGDSSQDLDSGSGNDSGTGGGGGHISLAAKNSSASGGEMSDSQRSLSEGRLIDSDYSRDGLSQSHDSVFSESATASSLSIVLKAELADVLRKRRNRPDASDEDLGLPRSPASPQRRVLAKTNGSTGGSGNGTTSLRIKQSHHHMEKQSEASSLSLLSMNSADGDDLLATSTANNSLSTEIRQEHSRYSRSSTMSSLSMSSDILRHRDSSLGEPKDEVDLFSSDWQRLSHSAAKHKMAIRPAKKKGGPSRQHRRTLETSIPEANEDLSKLNSKKLLDIKDLDAKAKTRSLPPGVNAAKLMEELGSSSVSVVKHNTAFKETQMGHKISSTSTTTSMAKTTKFTATTSSATTTPTTANATNSISAHANATTTPTMATEATSQTTSTSTTNNIFGFRSLTAKASSMFESKETTSSCNPEDLLCQAKKPEVFKKPETLSEKPDTMAMETQESGFLRRLMHRNSKRSIAKANAGDEEAEVVDSKQHEPKKMQMAMEAKTTYSSSSFLQDVTKSEFSYINAAGINSAAAPTATATATASNSTSKNFEQKHGDIKRGDFMSDSRPAFSVKASSCLTPKEDKKPEDLSPSKPKSGPAARQRYMPQNISNENLSSSAGTAEQQLLSSSKESILSKSSANEMFQSTSIIREITKQQNTSPLKAEHHFEKKPKIVGLSAFQQKISKSNESFGRVSSNTSLVSLEQQTTTKMESEELVEGELCAPVRAQIYDQKSRKAVEKSKSFRAYGEEKPSTPNTVHNNMPSLPDLSLNLRVPYYKEFVLQDNETYGGSGSTPSPPDEKQSSLGFEINDNKLMKPERKSFSNYDRNVILTTTPSGPAGSNKKLLSTPTISLVPPLSPSAASNRNISEIESNIDMIVSSPFISVIRKSSNFSEQQQLERSETTVVPERIRPTVLALKKEKSLSEDNVLNSPSTANVTLREKSLNKQNITFANSSGHMESLKDMERKSAPAPMGSRSSNGFRNNSTRRSTSAVEAVEDNKQSVPEFMKIQLNRVDPMRTSKSNVVLAKNVKETPQPTPMLLSTRESSPDDDFRRLSSESVDINERSSPEMEKRFPVVYHEAINKQAKHSLGLPPKSPIKKTGTMTGLAPQTLPATPTTPPTPTINEREYRPELELHFKLPETKVTVPSSAAVAAPEEHTNSLSLQERRRLFMAEDKAKVERKVEELKYERKRSINEEVTRKSVIKSESMEEKESPTENGVVLRKKSFASSASHLSMNGNSLNGNGQSSINNSSNNISVAANKTDATPELMKVFARRSLKIKDEDLDKILGNPLMGVPPTTTPANNSNILSSSSLGQNVKKFSSSNCTSTPSVDSDKENQSASEEKLDKLSKMETEQSISITKISAGQSQGSHVITSSNGHSSGVISVQRNSLADFRQMPIKANNAMGLALSNNNNNNNLSNSMGNNNNNNNTISPVNGNNGVLTNKSFLPPIKIPGYRHVSMERITQNNNNINNNNNNVQNNNNNNNCTPASSPNKSTTLERSSVKLADMKAATKTESSTTLMNKSIERSATVGEFKGIHQRRAEWEQRAKEALNFKF
- the LOC106081237 gene encoding serine-rich adhesin for platelets isoform X2 — its product is MWEIWNYIKNRGIPSNKNSMSGGLMSCVRENSPPLDLDMNASGPLSLPEPRINTSDLFDNGHSSSQHSIMSSTPLAAHSSAHLLDAGNVSSSSGAAGGGGSGCVSPAATPQATPPNTEQQKRRRFHPLRNLRRIFRRRTITTTNPTATDATTAPNSTSLPLAPTSSTSEKNLRSATLSCVASTSVASASSPSSPLTHQQLHDAYLTQSLPKSKSSYLSLLGGGGGKNKGSHDHCSGGVNPSETTSKSKSKHKNKAQKAQQQQLQQQAKDLELSTDENMYGTSQQTSTSYHHQHHAMAQTTSSGSVSATKSSLLTQRQSIGVAVFPGAMQRNFFAERQKLRSVGDSSQDLDSGSGNDSGTGGGGGHISLAAKNSSASGGEMSDSQRSLSEGRLIDSDYSRDGLSQSHDSVFSESATASSLSIVLKAELADVLRKRRNRPDASDEDLGLPRSPASPQRRVLAKTNGSTGGSGNGTTSLRIKQSHHHMEKQSEASSLSLLSMNSADGDDLLATSTANNSLSTEIRQEHSRYSRSSTMSSLSMSSDILRHRDSSLGEPKDEVDLFSSDWQRLSHSAAKHKMAIRPAKKKGGPSRQHRRTLETSIPEANEDLSKLNSKKLLDIKDLDAKAKTRSLPPGVNAAKLMEELGSSSVSVVKHNTAFKETQMGHKISSTSTTTSMAKTTKFTATTSSATTTPTTANATNSISAHANATTTPTMATEATSQTTSTSTTNNIFGFRSLTAKASSMFESKETTSSCNPEDLLCQAKKPEVFKKPETLSEKPDTMAMETQESGFLRRLMHRNSKRSIAKANAGDEEAEVVDSKQHEPKKMQMAMEAKTTYSSSSFLQDVTKSEFSYINAAGINSAAAPTATATATASNSTSKNFEQKHGDIKRGDFMSDSRPAFSVKASSCLTPKEDKKPEDLSPSKPKSGPAARQRYMPQNISNENLSSSAGTAEQQLLSSSKESILSKSSANEMFQSTSIIREITKQQNTSPLKAEHHFEKKPKIVGLSAFQQKISKSNESFGRVSSNTSLVSLEQQTTTKMESEELVEGELCAPVRAQIYDQKSRKAVEKSKSFRAYGEEKPSTPNTVHNNMPSLPDLSLNLRVPYYKEFVLQDNETYGGSGSTPSPPDEKQSSLGFEINDNKLMKPERKSFSNYDRNVILTTTPSGPAGSNKKLLSTPTISLVPPLSPSAASNRNISEIESNIDMIVSSPFISVIRKSSNFSEQQQLERSETTVVPERIRPTVLALKKEKSLSEDNVLNSPSTANVTLREKSLNKQNITFANSSGHMESLKDMERKSAPAPMGSRSSNGFRNNSTRRSTSAVEAVEDNKQSVPEFMKIQLNRVDPMRTSKSNVVLAKNVKETPQPTPMLLSTRESSPDDDFRRLSSESVDINERSSPEMEKRFPVVYHEAINKQAKHSLGLPPKSPIKKTGTMTGLAPQTLPATPTTPPTPTINEREYRPELELHFKLPETKVTVPSSAAVAAPEEHTNSLSLQERRRLFMAEDKAKVERKVEELKYERKRSINEEVTRKSVIKSESMEEKESPTENGVVLRKKSFASSASHLSMNGNSLNGNGQSSINNSSNNISVAANKTDATPELMKVFARRSLKIKDEDLDKILGNPLMGVPPTTTPANNSNILSSSSLGQNVKKFSSSNCTSTPSVDSDKENQSASEEKLDKLSKMETEQSISITKISAGQSQGSHVITSSNGHSSGVISVQRNSLADFRQMPIKANNAMGLALSNNNNNNNLSNSMGNNNNNNNTISPVNGNNGVLTNKSFLPPIKIPGYRHVSMERITQNNNNINNNNNNVQNNNNNNNCTPASSPNKSTTLERSSVKLADMKAATKTESSTTLMNKSIERSATVGEFKGIHQRRAEWEQRAKEALK